Proteins encoded together in one Camelina sativa cultivar DH55 chromosome 9, Cs, whole genome shotgun sequence window:
- the LOC104713741 gene encoding serine carboxypeptidase-like 12 isoform X1 gives MNLTQKFLLLLLFVLSHHAESSSIVKFLPGFEGPLPFELETGYIGIGEKEEIQLFYYFIKSENNPDEDPLLLWLTGGPGCSSNTGLFLENGPLAFKSEVYNGSVPSLVSTTYSWTKMANIIFLDQPVRTGFSYSRTPLIDKPSDTGEVERIREFLLKWLNKHPTFSSNPFYAAGDSYSGMTVPALVQEISKGNYICCEPPINLQGYVLGNPITHIEEEIKYRVPFSHGMGLISDELYESIRSACKGNYFNVDPSNTKCLKLVEEYHKCIDKLYEYNILLPDCNMTSSDCFLYPYYLLNFWANDESVRDALHIKKGSIGEWVICSRSNAYNNDIKSSVPYHMHNSINGYRSLIYSGDHDLVVPFLATEAWIKSLNYSIIHEWRPWMIKDLIAGYTRTYSNKMTFATVKGGGHTVENKPNESFIMFQRWINGQPL, from the exons atgaatttaacacaaaaatttctgcttctgcttctatTTGTCTTGAGTCATCATGCTGAATCTAGCTCTATCGTCAAGTTTCTTCCTGGTTTTGAAGGCCCTCTTCCTTTCGAACTCGAAACCGG GTACATTGGTATtggtgagaaagaagaaatacaaTTGTTCTACTACTTTATCAAGTCTGAGAACAATCCAGACGAAGACCCTCTTCTTCTATGGTTAACCGGAGGGCCTGGATGTTCTTCTAACACTGGCCTATTTCTCGAGAATg gACCTCTGGCTTTTAAGTCCGAGGTCTACAATGGAAGTGTCCCTTCTTTGGTCTCTACTACATACTCGTGGACAAAG ATGGCGAACATAATATTTTTGGATCAGCCTGTTAGAACTGGCTTCTCCTACTCGAGAACCCCACTTATTGATAAGCCTAGCGACACAGGCGAAGTTGAGAGGATCCGTGAGTTTCTTCTAAAG tgGCTAAACAAACATCCAACGTTTTCTTCAAACCCTTTTTATGCTGCCGGAGATTCTTATTCTGGTATGACTGTTCCGGCCCTCGTTCAAGAAATCTCAAAAG gaaattatatatgttgCGAACCTCCTATAAATCTACAG GGATATGTGCTCGGGAACCCGATAACACAtattgaagaagagataaagTATCGCGTTCCATTTTCTCATGGAATGGGACTAATATCAGATGAACTATACGAG TCAATTAGGAGTGCCTGCAAAGGAAATTATTTCAATGTGGATCCAAGTAACACAAAATGTTTGAAACTTGTTGAGGAATACCATAAG tGTATCGACAAACTGtatgaatataatatattattaccaGATTGCAACATGACATCTTCTGATTGCTTT TTATATCCATATTATCTCCTTAACTTTTGGGCCAACGATGAGAGTGTTCGCGATGCTCTTCATATTAAAAAG GGGAGTATAGGAGAATGGGTGATATGTAGTCGGAGTAACGCATACAACAACGACATCAAGAGCAGCGTACCATACCATATGCATAACAGTATTAATGGCTACCGATCTCTTATCTACAG TGGTGATCATGATTTAGTGGTTCCTTTCCTTGCTACTGAGGCCTGGATAAAATCTCTAAATTACTCCATCATTCATGAATGGAGACCTTGGATGATAAAAGATCTAATCgctgg ATACACAAGAACTTATTCCAATAAGATGACATTTGCTACAGTCAAA GGAGGTGGGCACACAGTAGAGAATAAACCTAATGAGTCTTTTATCATGTTTCAACGGTGGATTAATGGCCAACCTTTGTGA
- the LOC104713741 gene encoding serine carboxypeptidase-like 12 isoform X2, whose translation MNLTQKFLLLLLFVLSHHAESSSIVKFLPGFEGPLPFELETGYIGIGEKEEIQLFYYFIKSENNPDEDPLLLWLTGGPGCSSNTGLFLENGPLAFKSEVYNGSVPSLVSTTYSWTKPVRTGFSYSRTPLIDKPSDTGEVERIREFLLKWLNKHPTFSSNPFYAAGDSYSGMTVPALVQEISKGNYICCEPPINLQGYVLGNPITHIEEEIKYRVPFSHGMGLISDELYESIRSACKGNYFNVDPSNTKCLKLVEEYHKCIDKLYEYNILLPDCNMTSSDCFLYPYYLLNFWANDESVRDALHIKKGSIGEWVICSRSNAYNNDIKSSVPYHMHNSINGYRSLIYSGDHDLVVPFLATEAWIKSLNYSIIHEWRPWMIKDLIAGYTRTYSNKMTFATVKGGGHTVENKPNESFIMFQRWINGQPL comes from the exons atgaatttaacacaaaaatttctgcttctgcttctatTTGTCTTGAGTCATCATGCTGAATCTAGCTCTATCGTCAAGTTTCTTCCTGGTTTTGAAGGCCCTCTTCCTTTCGAACTCGAAACCGG GTACATTGGTATtggtgagaaagaagaaatacaaTTGTTCTACTACTTTATCAAGTCTGAGAACAATCCAGACGAAGACCCTCTTCTTCTATGGTTAACCGGAGGGCCTGGATGTTCTTCTAACACTGGCCTATTTCTCGAGAATg gACCTCTGGCTTTTAAGTCCGAGGTCTACAATGGAAGTGTCCCTTCTTTGGTCTCTACTACATACTCGTGGACAAAG CCTGTTAGAACTGGCTTCTCCTACTCGAGAACCCCACTTATTGATAAGCCTAGCGACACAGGCGAAGTTGAGAGGATCCGTGAGTTTCTTCTAAAG tgGCTAAACAAACATCCAACGTTTTCTTCAAACCCTTTTTATGCTGCCGGAGATTCTTATTCTGGTATGACTGTTCCGGCCCTCGTTCAAGAAATCTCAAAAG gaaattatatatgttgCGAACCTCCTATAAATCTACAG GGATATGTGCTCGGGAACCCGATAACACAtattgaagaagagataaagTATCGCGTTCCATTTTCTCATGGAATGGGACTAATATCAGATGAACTATACGAG TCAATTAGGAGTGCCTGCAAAGGAAATTATTTCAATGTGGATCCAAGTAACACAAAATGTTTGAAACTTGTTGAGGAATACCATAAG tGTATCGACAAACTGtatgaatataatatattattaccaGATTGCAACATGACATCTTCTGATTGCTTT TTATATCCATATTATCTCCTTAACTTTTGGGCCAACGATGAGAGTGTTCGCGATGCTCTTCATATTAAAAAG GGGAGTATAGGAGAATGGGTGATATGTAGTCGGAGTAACGCATACAACAACGACATCAAGAGCAGCGTACCATACCATATGCATAACAGTATTAATGGCTACCGATCTCTTATCTACAG TGGTGATCATGATTTAGTGGTTCCTTTCCTTGCTACTGAGGCCTGGATAAAATCTCTAAATTACTCCATCATTCATGAATGGAGACCTTGGATGATAAAAGATCTAATCgctgg ATACACAAGAACTTATTCCAATAAGATGACATTTGCTACAGTCAAA GGAGGTGGGCACACAGTAGAGAATAAACCTAATGAGTCTTTTATCATGTTTCAACGGTGGATTAATGGCCAACCTTTGTGA
- the LOC104713741 gene encoding serine carboxypeptidase-like 11 isoform X3 yields MNLTQKFLLLLLFVLSHHAESSSIVKFLPGFEGPLPFELETGYIGIGEKEEIQLFYYFIKSENNPDEDPLLLWLTGGPGCSSNTGLFLENGPLAFKSEVYNGSVPSLVSTTYSWTKMANIIFLDQPVRTGFSYSRTPLIDKPSDTGEVERIREFLLKWLNKHPTFSSNPFYAAGDSYSGMTVPALVQEISKGNYICCEPPINLQGYVLGNPITHIEEEIKYRVPFSHGMGLISDELYESIRSACKGNYFNVDPSNTKCLKLVEEYHKCIDKLYEYNILLPDCNMTSSDCFLYPYYLLNFWANDESVRDALHIKKGSIGEWVICSRSNAYNNDIKSSVPYHMHNSINGYRSLIYRYTRTYSNKMTFATVKGGGHTVENKPNESFIMFQRWINGQPL; encoded by the exons atgaatttaacacaaaaatttctgcttctgcttctatTTGTCTTGAGTCATCATGCTGAATCTAGCTCTATCGTCAAGTTTCTTCCTGGTTTTGAAGGCCCTCTTCCTTTCGAACTCGAAACCGG GTACATTGGTATtggtgagaaagaagaaatacaaTTGTTCTACTACTTTATCAAGTCTGAGAACAATCCAGACGAAGACCCTCTTCTTCTATGGTTAACCGGAGGGCCTGGATGTTCTTCTAACACTGGCCTATTTCTCGAGAATg gACCTCTGGCTTTTAAGTCCGAGGTCTACAATGGAAGTGTCCCTTCTTTGGTCTCTACTACATACTCGTGGACAAAG ATGGCGAACATAATATTTTTGGATCAGCCTGTTAGAACTGGCTTCTCCTACTCGAGAACCCCACTTATTGATAAGCCTAGCGACACAGGCGAAGTTGAGAGGATCCGTGAGTTTCTTCTAAAG tgGCTAAACAAACATCCAACGTTTTCTTCAAACCCTTTTTATGCTGCCGGAGATTCTTATTCTGGTATGACTGTTCCGGCCCTCGTTCAAGAAATCTCAAAAG gaaattatatatgttgCGAACCTCCTATAAATCTACAG GGATATGTGCTCGGGAACCCGATAACACAtattgaagaagagataaagTATCGCGTTCCATTTTCTCATGGAATGGGACTAATATCAGATGAACTATACGAG TCAATTAGGAGTGCCTGCAAAGGAAATTATTTCAATGTGGATCCAAGTAACACAAAATGTTTGAAACTTGTTGAGGAATACCATAAG tGTATCGACAAACTGtatgaatataatatattattaccaGATTGCAACATGACATCTTCTGATTGCTTT TTATATCCATATTATCTCCTTAACTTTTGGGCCAACGATGAGAGTGTTCGCGATGCTCTTCATATTAAAAAG GGGAGTATAGGAGAATGGGTGATATGTAGTCGGAGTAACGCATACAACAACGACATCAAGAGCAGCGTACCATACCATATGCATAACAGTATTAATGGCTACCGATCTCTTATCTACAG ATACACAAGAACTTATTCCAATAAGATGACATTTGCTACAGTCAAA GGAGGTGGGCACACAGTAGAGAATAAACCTAATGAGTCTTTTATCATGTTTCAACGGTGGATTAATGGCCAACCTTTGTGA
- the LOC104713741 gene encoding serine carboxypeptidase-like 12 isoform X4, with translation MMANIIFLDQPVRTGFSYSRTPLIDKPSDTGEVERIREFLLKWLNKHPTFSSNPFYAAGDSYSGMTVPALVQEISKGNYICCEPPINLQGYVLGNPITHIEEEIKYRVPFSHGMGLISDELYESIRSACKGNYFNVDPSNTKCLKLVEEYHKCIDKLYEYNILLPDCNMTSSDCFLYPYYLLNFWANDESVRDALHIKKGSIGEWVICSRSNAYNNDIKSSVPYHMHNSINGYRSLIYSGDHDLVVPFLATEAWIKSLNYSIIHEWRPWMIKDLIAGYTRTYSNKMTFATVKGGGHTVENKPNESFIMFQRWINGQPL, from the exons ATg ATGGCGAACATAATATTTTTGGATCAGCCTGTTAGAACTGGCTTCTCCTACTCGAGAACCCCACTTATTGATAAGCCTAGCGACACAGGCGAAGTTGAGAGGATCCGTGAGTTTCTTCTAAAG tgGCTAAACAAACATCCAACGTTTTCTTCAAACCCTTTTTATGCTGCCGGAGATTCTTATTCTGGTATGACTGTTCCGGCCCTCGTTCAAGAAATCTCAAAAG gaaattatatatgttgCGAACCTCCTATAAATCTACAG GGATATGTGCTCGGGAACCCGATAACACAtattgaagaagagataaagTATCGCGTTCCATTTTCTCATGGAATGGGACTAATATCAGATGAACTATACGAG TCAATTAGGAGTGCCTGCAAAGGAAATTATTTCAATGTGGATCCAAGTAACACAAAATGTTTGAAACTTGTTGAGGAATACCATAAG tGTATCGACAAACTGtatgaatataatatattattaccaGATTGCAACATGACATCTTCTGATTGCTTT TTATATCCATATTATCTCCTTAACTTTTGGGCCAACGATGAGAGTGTTCGCGATGCTCTTCATATTAAAAAG GGGAGTATAGGAGAATGGGTGATATGTAGTCGGAGTAACGCATACAACAACGACATCAAGAGCAGCGTACCATACCATATGCATAACAGTATTAATGGCTACCGATCTCTTATCTACAG TGGTGATCATGATTTAGTGGTTCCTTTCCTTGCTACTGAGGCCTGGATAAAATCTCTAAATTACTCCATCATTCATGAATGGAGACCTTGGATGATAAAAGATCTAATCgctgg ATACACAAGAACTTATTCCAATAAGATGACATTTGCTACAGTCAAA GGAGGTGGGCACACAGTAGAGAATAAACCTAATGAGTCTTTTATCATGTTTCAACGGTGGATTAATGGCCAACCTTTGTGA
- the LOC104713741 gene encoding serine carboxypeptidase-like 12 isoform X5: MTVPALVQEISKGNYICCEPPINLQGYVLGNPITHIEEEIKYRVPFSHGMGLISDELYESIRSACKGNYFNVDPSNTKCLKLVEEYHKCIDKLYEYNILLPDCNMTSSDCFLYPYYLLNFWANDESVRDALHIKKGSIGEWVICSRSNAYNNDIKSSVPYHMHNSINGYRSLIYSGDHDLVVPFLATEAWIKSLNYSIIHEWRPWMIKDLIAGYTRTYSNKMTFATVKGGGHTVENKPNESFIMFQRWINGQPL; the protein is encoded by the exons ATGACTGTTCCGGCCCTCGTTCAAGAAATCTCAAAAG gaaattatatatgttgCGAACCTCCTATAAATCTACAG GGATATGTGCTCGGGAACCCGATAACACAtattgaagaagagataaagTATCGCGTTCCATTTTCTCATGGAATGGGACTAATATCAGATGAACTATACGAG TCAATTAGGAGTGCCTGCAAAGGAAATTATTTCAATGTGGATCCAAGTAACACAAAATGTTTGAAACTTGTTGAGGAATACCATAAG tGTATCGACAAACTGtatgaatataatatattattaccaGATTGCAACATGACATCTTCTGATTGCTTT TTATATCCATATTATCTCCTTAACTTTTGGGCCAACGATGAGAGTGTTCGCGATGCTCTTCATATTAAAAAG GGGAGTATAGGAGAATGGGTGATATGTAGTCGGAGTAACGCATACAACAACGACATCAAGAGCAGCGTACCATACCATATGCATAACAGTATTAATGGCTACCGATCTCTTATCTACAG TGGTGATCATGATTTAGTGGTTCCTTTCCTTGCTACTGAGGCCTGGATAAAATCTCTAAATTACTCCATCATTCATGAATGGAGACCTTGGATGATAAAAGATCTAATCgctgg ATACACAAGAACTTATTCCAATAAGATGACATTTGCTACAGTCAAA GGAGGTGGGCACACAGTAGAGAATAAACCTAATGAGTCTTTTATCATGTTTCAACGGTGGATTAATGGCCAACCTTTGTGA
- the LOC104715910 gene encoding serine carboxypeptidase-like 9 isoform X2: MNLTLKFLLLLLFVLSQHADSGSIVKFLPGFEGPLPFELETGYIGIGKKEEEQLFYYFIKSENNPEEDPLLLWLEGGPGSSSLNGLLMEIGPVALKSEVYNGTVPSLVSTTYSWTKMASIIFLDQPVGAGFSYSRTPLNKTTDTNEVKIIYEFLQKWLSKHPQYLSNPFYATGSSYAGMIVPALVDKISKGNYICCNPPINIQGYVLGNPMTHYDIEQNSRIPFAHGMSLISDELYTSMKRFCKGNYFNVDPSNTKCLELVEEFHKCIDDLNIYNPLIPDCQDPSDTQNISPHCYYYKYHLQERWANTESVRKALQIKKGSKREWVRFNHRIPYDQDIKSNSVPDHMKNSANGYRSLIFSGDHDMALPSIGTQAWIKSLNYSITHDWKPWMINNQIAGYARTYSNKMTFATVKESVDTRQSIYQKRPLSCSKCGSVANFCNRASCPFN; this comes from the exons atgaaTTTAACACTAAAATTTCTGCTTCTGCTGCTATTTGTTTTGAGTCAGCATGCTGATTCTGGCTCTATCGTCAAGTTTCTTCCCGGCTTTGAAGGCCCTCTTCCTTTCGAACTCGAAACCGG GTACATTGGTATTGGtaagaaagaggaagagcaacTGTTTTACTATTTCATCAAGTCTGAGAATAATCCAGAAGAAGACCCTCTTCTTCTATGGTTAGAGGGAGGACCTGGAAGTTCTTCTCTCAATGGCCTTCTCATGGAGATTG GCCCTGTGGCTTTGAAGTCCGAGGTTTATAATGGAACTGTCCCTTCTTTGGTCTCTACTACGTATTCATGGACAAAG ATGGCGAGCATAATATTCTTGGATCAACCTGTTGGAGCTGGCTTCTCATATTCAAGAACTCCACTTAATAAAACTACTGACACAAATGAAGTTAAGATCATATACGAGTTTCTTCAAAAG TGGCTAAGCAAGCATCCACAATATTTGTCCAATCCATTTTATGCTACTGGAAGTTCTTATGCCGGTATGATTGTTCCGGCCCTCGTTGACAAAATTTCAAAAG gaaattatatatgttgCAACCCTCCTATAAACATACAG gGTTATGTGCTCGGAAACCCAATGACACATTATGACATTGAACAAAACTCTCGTATTCCATTTGCTCATGGAATGTCACTTATCTCTGATGAACTCTACACG TCAATGAAGAGATTTTGCAAAGGAAATTATTTCAATGTGGATCCAAGTAACACAAAATGTTTGGAACTTGTTGAAGAATTCCATAAG TGCATTGACgacctaaatatatataatccattgATACCAGATTGCCAGGACCCATCAGATACGCAAAATATATCCCCTCATTGCTAT TATTACAAGTATCATCTCCAAGAACGATGGGCCAACACAGAGAGCGTTCGCAAAGCTCTTCAAATCAAGAAG GGGAGCAAAAGAGAATGGGTGCGATTTAATCATAGGATACCATACGATCAAGACATTAAAAGCAATAGTGTACCAGACCATATGAAAAACAGCGCTAACGGCTACCGGTCGCTTATCTTCAG TGGTGATCATGATATGGCGTTGCCTTCCATTGGAACTCAAGCCTGGATAAAATCTCTCAATTATTCCATCACTCATGACTGGAAGCCTTGGATGATAAACAATCAAATCGCTGG ATACGCGAGAACTTATTCCAACAAGATGACATTTGCTACTGTCAAAGAAAG TGTGGACACACGCCAGAGTATCTACCAGAAGAGACCTCTATCTTGTTCAAAATGTGGCTCAGTGGCCAACTTTTGTAATCGAGCCTCATGCCCTTTTAACTAG
- the LOC104715910 gene encoding serine carboxypeptidase-like 9 isoform X1, giving the protein MNLTLKFLLLLLFVLSQHADSGSIVKFLPGFEGPLPFELETGYIGIGKKEEEQLFYYFIKSENNPEEDPLLLWLEGGPGSSSLNGLLMEIGPVALKSEVYNGTVPSLVSTTYSWTKMASIIFLDQPVGAGFSYSRTPLNKTTDTNEVKIIYEFLQKWLSKHPQYLSNPFYATGSSYAGMIVPALVDKISKGNYICCNPPINIQGYVLGNPMTHYDIEQNSRIPFAHGMSLISDELYTSMKRFCKGNYFNVDPSNTKCLELVEEFHKCIDDLNIYNPLIPDCQDPSDTQNISPHCYYYKYHLQERWANTESVRKALQIKKGSKREWVRFNHRIPYDQDIKSNSVPDHMKNSANGYRSLIFSGDHDMALPSIGTQAWIKSLNYSITHDWKPWMINNQIAGYARTYSNKMTFATVKGCGHTPEYLPEETSILFKMWLSGQLL; this is encoded by the exons atgaaTTTAACACTAAAATTTCTGCTTCTGCTGCTATTTGTTTTGAGTCAGCATGCTGATTCTGGCTCTATCGTCAAGTTTCTTCCCGGCTTTGAAGGCCCTCTTCCTTTCGAACTCGAAACCGG GTACATTGGTATTGGtaagaaagaggaagagcaacTGTTTTACTATTTCATCAAGTCTGAGAATAATCCAGAAGAAGACCCTCTTCTTCTATGGTTAGAGGGAGGACCTGGAAGTTCTTCTCTCAATGGCCTTCTCATGGAGATTG GCCCTGTGGCTTTGAAGTCCGAGGTTTATAATGGAACTGTCCCTTCTTTGGTCTCTACTACGTATTCATGGACAAAG ATGGCGAGCATAATATTCTTGGATCAACCTGTTGGAGCTGGCTTCTCATATTCAAGAACTCCACTTAATAAAACTACTGACACAAATGAAGTTAAGATCATATACGAGTTTCTTCAAAAG TGGCTAAGCAAGCATCCACAATATTTGTCCAATCCATTTTATGCTACTGGAAGTTCTTATGCCGGTATGATTGTTCCGGCCCTCGTTGACAAAATTTCAAAAG gaaattatatatgttgCAACCCTCCTATAAACATACAG gGTTATGTGCTCGGAAACCCAATGACACATTATGACATTGAACAAAACTCTCGTATTCCATTTGCTCATGGAATGTCACTTATCTCTGATGAACTCTACACG TCAATGAAGAGATTTTGCAAAGGAAATTATTTCAATGTGGATCCAAGTAACACAAAATGTTTGGAACTTGTTGAAGAATTCCATAAG TGCATTGACgacctaaatatatataatccattgATACCAGATTGCCAGGACCCATCAGATACGCAAAATATATCCCCTCATTGCTAT TATTACAAGTATCATCTCCAAGAACGATGGGCCAACACAGAGAGCGTTCGCAAAGCTCTTCAAATCAAGAAG GGGAGCAAAAGAGAATGGGTGCGATTTAATCATAGGATACCATACGATCAAGACATTAAAAGCAATAGTGTACCAGACCATATGAAAAACAGCGCTAACGGCTACCGGTCGCTTATCTTCAG TGGTGATCATGATATGGCGTTGCCTTCCATTGGAACTCAAGCCTGGATAAAATCTCTCAATTATTCCATCACTCATGACTGGAAGCCTTGGATGATAAACAATCAAATCGCTGG ATACGCGAGAACTTATTCCAACAAGATGACATTTGCTACTGTCAAA GGATGTGGACACACGCCAGAGTATCTACCAGAAGAGACCTCTATCTTGTTCAAAATGTGGCTCAGTGGCCAACTTTTGTAA